One window from the genome of Xenorhabdus bovienii SS-2004 encodes:
- a CDS encoding nucleotidyltransferase domain-containing protein, producing MNNEQTKRSSWEYFLLRAARKISLSEPQYEKINGRYDQLQSILSASDDPLLAEAHIFPQGSMRLKTTINPVPDAPADLGTIDADAIVWLPHAKGVDAGRVLNAIEKRFKEGSRVQGDIQQLRRGVRIVYADQNPGFHIDVTPARACFWNEQDNGLGMLEVPDRELGWKASSPIPYSDWLHHASSLEVMLESYVALNKSFATADSATQEPLPEYGDYQKEDPLRASIKLLKRHRDEWAIRTKNEKNRPISAVITTLATHAYLDVVKQSQQRPFTPLEAIIEIVRIMPQFIRLNGHEYMICNPRDSGENFAEKWNRPGEGPFYRRAFYDWHENASQAVNLGLQNYSSTDSFALAVKENFGIGRAFVDEINSQVPASWTMPGRAAGVTRNAASMGALFGSATGSSRSQVNVKPVGRLG from the coding sequence ATGAACAATGAACAAACGAAACGTAGCAGCTGGGAGTATTTTCTCCTTCGCGCAGCAAGAAAAATCTCGCTATCAGAACCTCAGTACGAGAAGATCAATGGTCGTTATGACCAATTGCAGAGCATCCTTTCTGCATCTGACGATCCTCTTCTTGCTGAAGCTCATATTTTTCCTCAGGGGTCAATGCGGCTAAAAACAACTATAAATCCGGTACCCGATGCTCCAGCTGACTTGGGGACTATCGATGCGGATGCTATTGTCTGGTTGCCACATGCCAAAGGCGTGGATGCAGGAAGAGTATTAAACGCGATCGAAAAGCGTTTTAAAGAGGGAAGCCGGGTACAGGGGGATATCCAACAACTTCGTCGCGGTGTAAGAATCGTTTACGCCGATCAAAACCCCGGTTTTCATATCGATGTCACCCCGGCACGTGCCTGCTTCTGGAATGAACAGGATAACGGGCTTGGCATGCTTGAAGTTCCCGATCGTGAGCTCGGATGGAAGGCAAGTAGCCCCATTCCTTATTCCGACTGGCTCCATCATGCTTCCAGCCTGGAAGTTATGCTCGAAAGTTATGTTGCGCTTAACAAAAGTTTTGCGACAGCGGATTCTGCTACCCAGGAGCCTCTACCCGAGTATGGAGATTATCAGAAGGAGGATCCGCTGCGTGCTAGTATTAAACTGCTGAAACGTCATCGCGATGAATGGGCTATCCGGACGAAAAATGAAAAGAATCGCCCAATATCTGCAGTAATCACAACGCTGGCAACTCACGCGTATCTGGACGTGGTGAAACAATCTCAACAGCGGCCTTTTACGCCTCTGGAGGCTATCATTGAGATTGTGCGCATAATGCCGCAATTTATTCGACTCAACGGCCACGAATATATGATTTGTAATCCGCGAGATAGCGGTGAGAATTTTGCTGAGAAGTGGAATCGTCCAGGGGAAGGCCCATTTTATCGTCGGGCTTTCTATGACTGGCATGAAAACGCCAGTCAAGCCGTGAATCTTGGGCTTCAGAATTATTCCTCCACAGATTCCTTCGCCTTGGCAGTTAAGGAAAATTTTGGCATCGGGCGTGCATTTGTTGATGAGATTAATTCGCAGGTCCCAGCAAGTTGGACAATGCCGGGTCGAGCTGCGGGGGTAACCCGGAATGCAGCCTCAATGGGCGCACTTTTCGGGAGTGCGACGGGCAGTAGCCGGTCTCAGGTAAACGTGAAACCGGTGGGACGCCTTGGCTGA
- a CDS encoding HNH endonuclease: MNTKEQTSTSGGRFNTTDEVKRIVWIRTAGHCELCGVDLTHDYRVGTPMRWGEVAHILPASPKGPRGNVDHSGDRALALTNDFANLMLLCPGCHDRIDRDEDGYPENDLSGLHQACLERIRLAASSPREGRAIPVIVQSQHFATTNNIPVGDLLMVMSSEGLTAFGHPINIIFPAPGPRGRDLYYWQNVKDDIHYKLAGELARRGGMYGDLPALAVIGVADIPALMLLGQAIGDRTKRFLFSMSRSHGLRWPDKSAEPPDFLFSSAPEGKGPLALVISISAKIPPRDVMTAIPDVRIAEFTIPEPGYAIVSCREVIHAFRDELQKRLSQLEASTDEAIHVFAAIPAALAIEFGALLTTQHQHPYVIFDRENMSQNQFRPMLTIGHSQEL; encoded by the coding sequence TTGAATACTAAAGAACAAACGAGTACTTCTGGCGGGCGTTTTAATACAACTGACGAAGTGAAACGTATTGTCTGGATCCGGACCGCAGGCCATTGTGAACTCTGTGGAGTCGACCTGACTCATGATTACAGAGTTGGTACACCAATGAGATGGGGAGAAGTTGCCCATATTTTACCGGCAAGTCCTAAAGGGCCCCGAGGAAACGTTGATCATAGTGGTGATCGAGCTCTGGCACTCACAAATGATTTCGCCAACCTAATGCTTTTGTGCCCTGGTTGCCATGACAGGATTGATCGGGACGAAGACGGCTACCCTGAAAATGATTTAAGCGGGTTGCATCAGGCCTGCCTGGAGCGTATCAGGCTGGCAGCGTCTTCGCCGAGAGAAGGTCGAGCTATTCCTGTTATTGTGCAAAGCCAGCACTTTGCCACTACCAACAACATTCCTGTCGGTGATTTGCTAATGGTGATGTCTTCAGAGGGGTTAACCGCTTTTGGGCACCCGATTAACATTATCTTCCCAGCACCAGGTCCCAGGGGCAGGGATTTATACTACTGGCAGAATGTGAAAGATGACATTCACTATAAACTAGCTGGTGAGTTGGCACGCCGTGGTGGGATGTATGGAGATTTACCAGCATTAGCGGTTATTGGCGTCGCTGATATTCCTGCATTAATGTTACTCGGGCAAGCCATTGGCGATCGTACGAAACGTTTTCTTTTTTCAATGAGCCGTTCGCATGGTCTACGCTGGCCGGATAAATCAGCTGAGCCTCCTGATTTCCTGTTTTCTTCGGCTCCTGAAGGGAAAGGCCCATTGGCTCTTGTTATTTCTATTTCTGCCAAGATCCCGCCGCGTGATGTCATGACAGCTATACCTGATGTCCGCATTGCTGAGTTCACTATTCCTGAACCGGGGTATGCAATAGTCAGCTGCCGTGAGGTGATCCATGCCTTTCGTGATGAGCTACAGAAACGCTTAAGCCAGCTTGAAGCAAGCACTGATGAAGCAATCCATGTTTTTGCCGCTATTCCTGCAGCTTTAGCCATCGAGTTCGGTGCTTTGTTAACAACACAGCATCAACATCCGTATGTCATATTCGACCGTGAAAACATGAGTCAGAACCAGTTCAGGCCAATGCTGACTATTGGTCATTCTCAGGAGCTATAG
- a CDS encoding IS1 family transposase (programmed frameshift), whose protein sequence is MAKVDVYCRYCHKSEQVKGHGKGNGGHPRYRCYSCCKVFQLAYTYQACKPGVKEQIVDIAMNNGGIRDTARILKVATATVMKTLKNLRPRNVTTLPLAECGIQIVCEIDEQWSFVGNKKNQRWLWYAWEPRLKRIVAHVFGDRSRKTLDKLLTLLSSFTIRFYCTDDYVVYDPLPEEEHLTGKAFTQRIERTNLTHRTRIKRLNRKTIGYSKSEEMHDKVIGTFIEREHYF, encoded by the exons ATGGCCAAAGTTGATGTCTATTGCCGTTATTGCCACAAATCAGAACAGGTCAAAGGACATGGGAAAGGAAATGGCGGACATCCTCGTTATCGCTGTTATAGCTGCTGTAAGGTCTTTCAGTTGGCGTATACCTATCAGGCCTGCAAACCCGGCGTTAAAGAACAGATTGTCGATATCGCGATGAATAACGGGGGAATTCGTGACACCGCTCGGATCCTGAAAGTCGCCACCGCCACCGTCATGAAAACATTAAAAA ACCTCAGACCCCGAAACGTAACGACACTTCCCCTTGCGGAATGTGGCATCCAGATTGTCTGTGAAATCGACGAGCAATGGTCGTTTGTCGGCAATAAGAAAAACCAACGCTGGCTTTGGTATGCTTGGGAACCCCGCCTGAAGCGAATAGTGGCTCATGTTTTTGGCGATCGCAGTCGAAAAACGTTAGACAAGCTGCTTACCCTCTTATCTTCCTTTACTATTCGGTTTTACTGCACGGATGACTATGTTGTTTATGACCCACTTCCCGAGGAAGAGCACTTGACTGGAAAGGCGTTTACTCAGCGTATAGAGAGAACGAATTTAACGCATCGTACCCGAATCAAAAGGCTGAATAGAAAAACCATTGGGTATTCAAAATCGGAAGAAATGCACGATAAAGTGATAGGAACCTTTATTGAACGTGAACATTATTTTTAA
- a CDS encoding helix-turn-helix transcriptional regulator: MTKFHDVYLELLVDAYSLPQAERLAYIDLCIRYLGSISRAEIMAEFKVAQAAASKDLALYRELKPDNCSIDTATKRTTILADSYTPLVRIGVHTALNLIQYGFTRSELMQKRPMLPIDEVDPLYQPERLKEEQVAAVTRAIKERCAIRCSYGSKSGDHRERILFPSALFVDRKNWYFRAYDRNNGEPNRSGFKNFKFSRLFNAHKEPSVSPTLAEKTDIEWNEEITFIIEFKKNLPKETINEISREFSINGSVHSVTCRAALACYVKTNWKIDLTNNENNQWLYFDVLNAEALWEVQCLAPLFEQKNS; the protein is encoded by the coding sequence ATGACAAAGTTTCATGACGTTTATCTGGAACTGCTGGTCGACGCCTATTCTCTTCCCCAGGCGGAACGACTGGCGTACATAGACCTCTGCATTCGCTACCTTGGCAGCATTTCCAGAGCTGAAATTATGGCTGAGTTCAAGGTTGCTCAGGCAGCAGCATCAAAGGACCTTGCTCTTTATCGAGAGTTGAAACCAGATAACTGCAGCATTGATACCGCAACCAAAAGGACCACTATCCTCGCGGACAGCTATACCCCTTTGGTCAGGATCGGCGTTCATACAGCACTTAACCTGATTCAATATGGATTTACGCGCTCCGAATTAATGCAAAAGCGGCCCATGCTACCTATTGATGAAGTGGACCCACTCTATCAACCGGAACGTCTCAAAGAAGAACAGGTGGCTGCGGTAACCCGAGCAATAAAGGAACGGTGCGCCATTAGATGCTCATATGGTTCAAAAAGCGGAGATCACAGGGAAAGGATACTGTTTCCATCAGCATTGTTTGTTGACCGTAAGAACTGGTATTTCAGAGCCTACGATCGAAATAACGGAGAACCGAATCGCAGTGGATTTAAAAACTTTAAGTTTTCCAGGCTCTTCAATGCTCATAAGGAACCATCCGTCTCACCGACTCTGGCTGAGAAGACGGACATAGAATGGAATGAAGAAATCACTTTTATTATTGAATTTAAAAAGAATCTTCCAAAGGAAACGATTAATGAAATATCGCGTGAGTTTTCAATAAATGGCAGCGTGCATTCTGTTACCTGCCGGGCAGCTTTAGCCTGCTACGTGAAGACCAACTGGAAAATTGATTTAACCAATAATGAAAACAACCAGTGGCTGTACTTTGATGTACTGAATGCTGAGGCGTTGTGGGAAGTTCAGTGTTTAGCACCATTGTTTGAACAAAAAAACAGTTAA
- a CDS encoding ThiF family adenylyltransferase codes for MAELTDTPLQQGIAALREILGNGDTSGMLQPASVRAGEAAAFCFPLPIDCAGEERKLYIGFPNNFPSESLRLHVEPSPWLLWPHAMESGLCLHGFKERPITGSPASIVRDSISRLTSILSLSLMGSDAERRKAEFQNEITSYWIRQHGKSLQDLILLGRPIEASELFAVSDPRYLIPSGKETVWLSSDVEAIKKHFKRMTGRTVTVRSPMAAGFYIKLESYPDIKFPTPKGLIAWLLPHISEGDAQKLSDWFEKSSSMVARWIILELPGNNGSPVYTLNLYARRHNTDRGPKLGLRASRRKPVRASGELPECIRSSGLNVIDRADIHSRDLSNEIKGLETAHVVFVGVGSLGGAVASQLVRAGLKQLTLIDPDNLESANLGRHILGADDLGKPKAQALQYRLTRDLPTIDVAAFNTYAQFIMELKPEIFEKADLIIVTTADWESEVALWTKKAEGATWGLLQGWSEPHTLVGHALIAPQGAHDGRYLFSDNGDFIHRYTNWPEGGVIPLPACGESFIPGGSAGMTNIAAMVAQAAIRFLNTHQHGPAWVTSLYRPQDAVLSGGKYLGPELPEGTILSVLERGWPESEKNNI; via the coding sequence TTGGCTGAACTAACAGATACTCCACTTCAGCAGGGAATAGCCGCTCTGAGGGAAATTCTCGGAAATGGTGACACCTCAGGAATGCTCCAGCCCGCCAGTGTGCGGGCTGGAGAAGCTGCGGCATTTTGCTTTCCTTTGCCGATTGATTGCGCGGGTGAAGAGCGGAAACTGTATATTGGTTTTCCCAACAATTTTCCTTCCGAATCCCTGCGGCTCCACGTTGAGCCTTCGCCCTGGCTTCTCTGGCCTCACGCCATGGAGTCCGGGTTATGTCTTCATGGTTTTAAAGAACGCCCTATTACAGGCTCCCCTGCAAGCATTGTTCGGGACAGTATTTCACGGCTGACGAGTATCCTTTCATTGTCATTGATGGGAAGTGATGCTGAGCGGAGAAAGGCTGAATTTCAGAACGAAATTACATCATACTGGATTCGACAGCATGGTAAGTCTTTACAGGACCTTATTCTGCTGGGTCGTCCAATAGAGGCTTCAGAGCTTTTTGCTGTTAGCGATCCGCGATATCTCATACCCTCCGGGAAAGAAACCGTCTGGTTGTCGTCTGACGTGGAGGCTATCAAGAAGCACTTCAAACGAATGACCGGGCGAACTGTAACAGTTCGGTCACCCATGGCGGCAGGGTTCTATATAAAACTGGAGAGCTACCCTGATATCAAATTTCCCACACCAAAGGGTTTGATTGCATGGTTGCTGCCTCATATATCCGAGGGCGACGCACAAAAGTTATCTGACTGGTTTGAGAAGAGCAGCTCAATGGTAGCAAGGTGGATCATCCTTGAATTACCTGGGAATAATGGATCACCAGTTTACACACTGAACCTCTATGCTCGTCGGCATAATACCGATCGAGGACCGAAGCTTGGACTCAGGGCTTCACGCCGTAAGCCTGTCCGGGCCTCAGGTGAGTTACCGGAATGTATTCGTTCATCCGGCCTGAATGTAATTGACCGTGCAGATATCCATTCTCGTGACCTAAGTAATGAAATAAAAGGGCTTGAAACTGCGCATGTTGTTTTTGTCGGAGTTGGTTCTTTGGGTGGGGCAGTGGCGTCGCAACTGGTAAGAGCTGGTCTGAAGCAACTGACGCTGATCGATCCAGATAATCTCGAATCAGCGAATTTGGGCAGACATATACTTGGGGCTGATGATCTTGGGAAACCAAAGGCGCAGGCATTACAGTACAGGCTCACTCGGGATTTACCGACTATTGATGTAGCCGCATTCAATACTTATGCACAATTTATTATGGAGTTAAAGCCGGAGATTTTTGAAAAGGCAGATTTAATTATTGTCACTACAGCAGACTGGGAATCGGAAGTTGCACTGTGGACAAAAAAAGCAGAAGGTGCGACCTGGGGTCTATTACAGGGATGGAGCGAACCACATACTCTGGTTGGACATGCCTTAATTGCTCCTCAAGGGGCACATGATGGCCGATACCTGTTTAGCGATAACGGTGATTTTATTCACCGTTATACAAACTGGCCTGAGGGCGGTGTTATTCCACTCCCGGCATGTGGGGAAAGTTTTATTCCCGGTGGTTCGGCTGGGATGACTAATATTGCGGCCATGGTAGCACAAGCAGCCATAAGATTTCTGAACACGCATCAGCATGGCCCTGCGTGGGTGACCAGTCTTTACCGTCCTCAGGATGCAGTGTTGAGTGGCGGGAAATATCTAGGACCAGAACTTCCTGAAGGAACAATCCTGAGTGTTCTGGAGCGAGGCTGGCCCGAATCTGAGAAAAATAATATATGA